A genomic segment from Pelobates fuscus isolate aPelFus1 chromosome 7, aPelFus1.pri, whole genome shotgun sequence encodes:
- the LOC134568153 gene encoding thiosulfate sulfurtransferase-like encodes MSQLLSRALVSINWLSEALKTQTGPALRVLDASFYYPAIRNGRKEYEEQHIPGALYFDIDECKDQGSPYEVMLPSESSFAKYVGNLGINNDSHVVIYDADHLGMYYAPRAWWMFKVFGHDKVSVLDGGFRNWLKKGLPVTSEKTKVKPETYHAVLNTLRVKKFEDIERNISSKEFQLVDSRSNGRYTGTEPEPGEGIYPGHILGSLNLPFTDFLTEEGFEKSPEEIQQLFKAKGIDLSKPLTITCRRGVTACQLAMASFILGKEDTAIYDGSWFEWFQRAKADHKVSQWKNEKS; translated from the exons ATGTCACAGCTTCTCTCTAGAGCTTTAGTTTCAATCAACTGGCTTTCGGAAGCCTTGAAAACCCAGACAGGGCCAGCCTTGAGGGTACTTGATGCATCATTTTACTATCCAGCCATTAGAAATGGACGTAAAGAGTATGAAGAACAGCACATTCCGGGAGCATTGTACTTTGATATTGATGAATGCAAAGACCAGGGGTCTCCTTATGAAGTTATGTTGCCAAGTGAATCTAGCTTTGCCAAATATGTGGGCAACCTTGGCATTAATAATGATAGTCATGTCGTAATATATGACGCCGATCACCTAGGCATGTACTACGCACCAAGAGCCTGGTGGATGTTTAAGGTGTTTGGACACGATAAAGTGTCTGTACTGGATGGTGGGTTCAGGAATTGGCTGAAGAAGGGTTTGCCCGTAACGTCAGAGAAGACCAAGGTGAAGCCAGAGACTTATCATGCAGTTCTTAATACCTTGCGGGTGAAAAAGTTTGAAGATATAGAAAGAAACATAAGCAGCAAAGAGTTCCAGCTGGTGGATTCACGCTCAAATGGAAGGTACACTGGCACAGAGCCAGAACCAGGAGAAG GTATTTACCCAGGCCACATCCTTGGCTCCTTGAACCTCCCTTTCACTGATTTTTTAACAGAAGAAGGTTTTGAAAAGTCCCCTGAGGAAATCCAGCAACTCTTCAAGGCCAAAGGAATTGACCTCAGCAAACCTTTGACTATTACATGTCGCCGTGGTGTTACCGCCTGTCAACTTGCTATGGCATCTTTCATTTTAGGCAAGGAAGATACTGCCATCTATGATGGCTCCTGGTTTGAATGGTTCCAGCGGGCTAAAGCAGACCACAAGGTTTCGCAATGGAAGAATGAGAAAAGTTAA